The nucleotide sequence tttatttagattatatttaattatttatactcattcaaaaattcgtatttattttattctaactctaaaaaatcctaaaaaatatcTTTGTGCTCGATTTGATTTTCtcttcccgatttaattaattaggttgcgagaccaataattaattaaatcgtccgtattttcttattcaattcgtaccctaatcagggtttgcgaagatcattccatacactgaatatttctttttctgtgccttttcagggttgactctTCAAATACACTCCGACTACGTGCCACttcaaatacgaagctaagtattcaattcttttatttttaaagtctattttgtttccttttgattttagtgtTTAccatttatattttttgaattatgCATACATTCACTCCTTCTTCTGCCCTTGCCTTGCCATTTTCAGGGTtgaccccgaggcttcctccgaccgccaaccatatcagatcaaatttaaAAGCTAAGtgcttattcatttatttatttattttaatttctttatctctttattttttaggtttagctttgtttgcctccgaaccgataatgcactcactctattttgccttcttatttttcccgccttttcagggtttgcacattgccaaagcgtcgaatagtcggtaaccctaaaccctaaactctaatatcttctgtttttaattgttatttatcaTCCCgttggtttcaattcccctctcctccgctggttgcaatttcccttcccccattattattgttaatattagttattgtggttagtaattatagggagtgcaagGTTCTAATTaacttagaatcactaatttataagataatataactgaatataatcacatgattgttgcacccacacacgcTTTTgaggtaacctctctgttgcctgttgcctgttggctgttgccttgttgccttgtgttttttgcagaatagccatgtccctcgaatacgaggatacctcagccatgctgcctcgatacaaataaaagtcataagtccctaatgatgctgctgTCGGTACACGAATATGACtccgaccctcgaaagttgcctacgaaaaggctgaggtatcctctggttgcctaaacgaaaggctattctgatcctttccttagactacctgcctctctatggcatgggtcagtcttatggcgaacgataatgcgatgacccgtttacatccgaacgaaaggcttcctgccctctcatggcatggatagaccctttcatcctgaaaggctaaaagaaacctatcatctaagtttaaggtaattgctcctaattgccttgctctggctaaaactgttttttcatattctttctcataaatcttcaaaagggctacgctcatttacgagctaaagtccatattcttttcttctacatttctgaaaacaaagagcaaagcaattaagagcccatggaaaaccatggatgcaaagggtgccttacaccttccctttgcataattaccccccgaaccctattttatttaaaaggtttttcctgttcttttagcctttccaactTGTTTggttaaaataaaagtcggtggcgactcttgctttaccgcacatttcgattataaaagtcagttcaccttATTACAATGAGAATTCAACAATTCTCAGTTGTCTCTCTAAAATTTTTCTTTTCATGTATTGTTTACTTATCTTTAAAATAGGAATAAAACTTTGTATATTTTCTTTGGCTGATTCACTTTTTATTGCATGAGATTTCAAATTAGTTCCAAAATGCATACTCATACCGTAACAAGATTTTGGGATTGGAGAATTAGTGGTGATTTAAAACCAGTTAAAAATCAAGGGAAAGGAGGTAGTTTTCCGtgccaaatttaattttttttattgatatatacTTATCTTTAATTTGAAATAAAGTTGTACTATATTCAACCGTGCAGACTATTGTTTTGCTTTTGCATCATGTGCGGCAGTCGAATTTCTATATCACCGCCATCCAGATTTTGGACAAAGAGTGTTGCTTTTCCCTCAAGATATTTGGAACAATTTAGTTTATCTGAATCGAGTAATGGCAGGTGATGATGAGGAGGATGATGGTGGCTGTAACATTGACGTGGTTTATCCTGGATAAGAGATCATGGTTGTGTATTGGAAATAGACTCTCCATCCTTGGAAATACTTCAACAATCTGTACCTTTAAATGAGCGCCAGGTAAAGATATTTTCTATGCTTTCTAATTTAGTTACACTTTCAACATTTTTATATGTATGTAGTTAATGATTTTTAGTTTAAATTATGTTTGTAGGTTAAGATGAGAATTGAGACAGTTATACCGGTCCTAAGGAAGAATATGGAGCATGATGTATATCATTATGGACATTATGGACCTGTAATCGTGGATGTCGATTGGAATGATGAAATGAATAACATATCTGGGGTAAAAAATACATGCAATATATGTTTTAATGAAAATTCAATTTGTTATTTCATtcaatctttattttttataataacaggATGTGATATATCGTGGACCTCGTCTTGCATCTGTCTTTGACCCAGAACTAGTATTAATCCATGTCGTGCTTGTTATAGGTTGTGGAACTAAAAAAAGTTGGAAATGAACTAGTTTAATATTGGATAATTCAGAATTCTTACGGAACTGAATGTGGCGTAATGGATACGCCAATTTTAGTAAGGCTAAGATACACAATTGGAAAAAAATgtcatttcagatatgcatatccgaaacttgTTTCATTGCATTTTTTTGTACAAGGAGCATTAGCTTTGGTTAGgatgagtgtcataccccaaaatttgcccatactatttctcctattcaaattcaaatcaatatacaaagttccaagacacactctccgatgcaaggctctgaaactagggtttggtctactcaaaggaaaatcaatgaatcaatggctccaaggcatctcatgtggctcaatatatctcacactatctctatgacaagtttcaagtttcaattcAATGGAATGGTCACTtaaatgttcagaaagtcaacagtcgactaagttaacctaaaagtcaactgtggtcaaagtaaagtcaaaactcctgattttttatcaagatcctcatattgaagtatcattcaccatttgatcaattattgatcatggttcatcaaggaaagatcaaaaatcaacaaatcaaaaagtttacaaattagggtttttataggagaaagccaactgaactttgaccagccataactcctacatggaacatcagaaattttccatccaaagctcattttgaaggaaatttaattctctacaattttgtctctcacatgccaagtctaaaaatgcttcatttgggagatatggaccaaaatattataggtccttttcaaaagtcaacaaaaagtcacttttttcaaaaggacacacaaggagcatggaaaataattttgatatgagaccaaaaacactggttagaggactctttaaggtttctaaaaagtcctagatctccttcatacctcaaaaattgagggagataggtcctgtcaaagttggaccattttgaagaaaaaatgtgaagaaaaaagggtcaaaatgaatatttttacaaagaggcccaagttttgtgatccaaacttgttccaTGATGCCATCCACGACTCATGGTCCATTCAATCCTTTTTtggtatttattatttattttattttgaatttaatcatttaaattcaatttaaattgaataaaaatattagaaatattCAAAGATCTTATTTGGTTCCAAATATGATTTAAAATCtcaccaaaaatcaaagcaaatcTATTGGATTTCATTCAAAGGATAATTGGCTAAATTTGGTATCAATTTAGCAAGGtttcaatcaaaattcaatcaaaaagATTTCATACTCAATCATACCAATTGCAAAGATTTGCATCAATTTTGATGACCTAATGCATCCCTATAAATGCATAAAGATATTCAGAAGCAAAGGAGGGGTTTTGGACGAAAACTGTGCAGCCAAAAGCCATAGTGTAGCTCTTGAAAGTTCAAGAAAAAGTGAGAGATCAAATTCAGAGATAGGGGACAATTCAAGGAGATTTGTGAATCTTAATACATTCCTGAGGACTTACTGAAGCTATTCCCATCGTCGCTCACGATCAAAACCGTCGGAACCACTCCCAGGTGCCTTACGGTTTGTATCATTTTTTTGTTTTCGATTCGGATCAAATACGCATCATAAATCATATGTGAATCCATGGTTGTGTTTAGAATCTTGTTTGAAAGCTATATGTGCCGTTTAATTCGATTTTGATTGCAGATTATATGATACACCATTGTTAGGTTACACAAGCTCCAATTTGGGGTTTTGAGATTTAGCCAAAATTAAAGGAAACTGAGGGTACCGTTGGACTCAGGGAGCAATTTCCAATCGGTCTATGCCCCGAGATTGAATTTATTATTGGTATTTTCACGCTTGACGTTTTGCAGGTCTATAGCAACGCTTTGGGACTGTAGCCAAAAGTGTGGCCTTTTCCTGAATCGTCCCAACGAAGAAGACGACATATgcgctctttcttttttttttgtttcgtttgttttttatatattatcataTTGAGTAATCTCTTTAACAGCACAAAAGGCGTGACGCAGTGGAAGAGACGCGAGTGTCAAGGCTTTACATCGCATTGGCAGGtgttcgatccctgcctcttgtAGTATTTTTGTGCTCAATTCCTTGTCTAAATTTGCATATGGATCAGGTGCTAGCGCTCTCACCATGATCACAATACACCCCCAGTCCCTGGCCATCAGATCATTGCCTCTCCCAATCCAACGCATGCCAACAAGCAGGTGTACCATGGAACGCATACACCAGCCACACAGGATCAAACAActaagttttcaattttttttattttatttttaattacataaatttatcttatttatatatatatatatatatatattgttagaacaagatttgttcttatcaattatcttagttttgatgataacaataatatgaattttgcttaagataatatggtactctaatccaatgcaatttccctttcaggaaatatatataaagagtacgcataattcagcgctcagaagatgtgtctcaaatggttcagcgtgcaacatcagaacatggtctggcaagacatcagaagatggtcgaagcagaatcagaacatgggtctatggaagcatcagaagaacatgagatcagaagcactgaaaatcagaagatggtatcacgctcagaagcacttcaaggtcagaagatcagaagatgctgtgcaccaagctgtttgactctgatgatattcaaacgtcgtattcacaaacatcagatcagaaggaagtacacgtggcagactacgctgactgacaaaaggaacgttaaagctactaaaggctacgtcagtagacacagcgtgaacaaggctcgaggtagttgacaaaagcgtataacattaaatgcaaagctgtacggaacacgcaaagcattaaatgcattcaacggtcatcttctcaacgcctataaatatgaagttctgatgagaagcaaggttaacgattctgcacaaaatcaacttatatcaaacttgctgaaacgctgttcaaatctaaactcagaatcttcatcttcatcaaagctcactacattgctgttgtaatatcttagtgagattaagcttaaattgtaagagaaatatcacagttgtgattatcgcttttaagaagcatttgtaaactcttgaattgattacattaagttgtaaggaactagagtggtcggttgatcagtatactctaggaagtcttggcagttggctgagcagtttgtaactagagtgatcaggttgatcagaatactctagaggaagtcttagcagttggctgagcagaaagtcttaggagtgaactaagcctagagtgatcgtgttgatcagtagactctagaaaaagtcttaggagtgaactaagcagttgttcctggagtgatcaggttgtgatcagaagactctggaagacttagttgcggctaagtggaaaaccattgtaatccgtgcgattagtggattaaatcctcagttgaggtaaatcatctctgcgggggtggactggagtagcttcgttaacagcgaaccaggataaaaatatttgtgcatttatttttatcgtccaagatttaaagtcacacttattcaatccccccctttctaagtgtttttctatccttcaattggcatcagagcgccggttctaaggtgcaagcacttaaccgtgtttagaaaagattcaggaagagaaaaacgcttcatttaaaagatggttgatgaaagtgaaaggactatacctacacctgcatctacatctggctctgctgagcaatacaacggtaacaatggttatactagaccgccggtatttgatggtgaaaactttgaatactggaaagataaactggaaagttactttctgggtctagatggtgatctatgggatcttctgatggatggttacaaacatcctgtaaatgccagaggcgtaaagctgtcaaggcaagaaatgaatgatgatcaaaagaagcttttcaggaatcatcataaatgtagaactgttttgctgaatgctatctctcacgctgagtatgagaagatatctaacagggaaacggcctatgacatatatgagtccttgaaaatgactcatgaaggaaatgctcaagtcaaggagacaaaagctcttgccttaatccagaagtatgaagccttcaagatggaggatgatgaagacattgaaaagatgttttcgagatttcaaactcttactgctggattgagagttcttgacaaaggatacaccaaggctgatcatgtgaagaagatcatcagaagcttacccagaagatggggtcctatggtgactgcattcaagattgcaaagaatctgaatgaagtttctctggaagagcttatcagcgccttgagaagtcatgaaatagagctggacgcaaatgagcctcaaaagaaaggtaagtctattgcattaaaatcaaatatcaagaaatgcactaacgcttttcaggccagagaagaagatcctgaagaatcagaatctgaagaagaagatgaactgtccatgatttccaaaaggctaaatcaactctggaagaccaagcaaaggaagttcagaggcttcagaagttcaaggaaatttgaacgtggagaatcttctgatgaaagaagatttgacaagaagaaggtcatgtgctatgaatgcaatgagcctggacactacaagaatgaatgtccaaatcttcaaaaggaaagtcccaagaaaaagtttcataagaagaaaggtcttatggcaacctgggatgagtcagaagatgattcagaagatgagcaggccaactgtgcgctgatggcgacagaagatgacggatcagaatctacatcagaatcagattctgaagaggtattttctgaacttactagagatgagttagtttccggtctaactgaacttctggaactcaagtctcagattagtctcaaatacaaaaagctgaaaaagcaatttgaatttgaaacaaagaagcttgagttggagaattctgaattaaaagaaaaacttttaaaattatccaataatgttggatctccttctgattcagaaaaatccactcctagtctgaaccatattctgaaagaatatgatttaagtttcagaaagttcttatctagaagtattggcagaagtcagctagcttctatgatatatgctgtgtctggaaacaaaagagttggcattggttatgagggtgaaaccccatacaaacttgaacctgttgatgaaatgaaaattacatacaagccattgtatgatcagttcaagtatggccactctcatgatattaggcacacctcacatgcacaaaattttcacataacacacactaagaagcatgtgacacaacctaggaaatatcatgaaactcacattaagaattatcatgctgttcctcctattgcttacaatgttaaacccaagttcaatcagaacttgagaaaatctaacaagaaaggacccaaaaagatgtgggtacctaaggataagattattcctattgcagatatccttggctgcaagaaggacaaagcacaacatgtcatggtacctggactctggatgctcgcgacacatgacaggaagaaggtctatgttccaagacctggtgcttaaat is from Vicia villosa cultivar HV-30 ecotype Madison, WI unplaced genomic scaffold, Vvil1.0 ctg.005623F_1_1, whole genome shotgun sequence and encodes:
- the LOC131642693 gene encoding uncharacterized protein LOC131642693, translated to MHTHTVTRFWDWRISGDLKPVKNQGKGDYCFAFASCAAVEFLYHRHPDFGQRVLLFPQDIWNNLVYLNRVMAGDDEEDDGGYSPSLEILQQSVPLNERQVKMRIETVIPVLRKNMEHDVYHYGHYGPVIVDVDWNDEMNNISGDVIYRGPRLASVFDPELVLIHVVLVIGCGTKKSWK